In a single window of the Raphanus sativus cultivar WK10039 chromosome 9, ASM80110v3, whole genome shotgun sequence genome:
- the LOC130499792 gene encoding UPF0496 protein At5g66660-like produces MDTNIGGNLKKTKYAETLEELNKVKARGDPFGDELKDQLKSVRTQHLMLLEKVHELVTKLDKQQEICSNIVAVPPLAQVTAFGLNLLSTPLGLYVNEMMKNREKDLDKQKEVVNIMEKNTNVNIKWTNTVHSLVEELIASLSLIMGSVEVAVGKREEEAAKPVVEAILKEVDAFASTIREVGEAVAKCISCVAFGKLQVLEHITNSVSSEGK; encoded by the exons ATGGACACGAATATTGGTGGAAACCTGAAGAAGACCAAGTACGCCGAAACGTTAGAGGAGCTGAACAAGGTCAAAGCTAGGGGAGATCCTTTTGGTGACGAGCTCAAGGATCAGTTGAAGTCTGTACGCACGCAGCACCTTATGCTTTTAGAGAAGGTCCATGAGCTGGTAACGAAGCTTGATAAACAACAGG AGATTTGTTCAAACATAGTAGCCGTACCTCCCTTGGCGCAAGTTACTGCGTTTGGGTTGAACCTCTTGAGCACACCTTTAGGACTATATGTCAATGAGATGATGAAGAACCGTGAGAAGGATTTGGATAAACAGAAAGAGGTGGTCAATATTATGGAGAAAAATACTAATGTCAACATCAAGTGGACAAATACGGTACATAGCCTAGTCGAGGAGCTTATTGCGAGTCTCTCACTGATTATGGGGTCTGTGGAGGTTGCTGTGGGGAAAAGAGAAGAGGAGGCCGCAAAACCTGTGGTGGAAGCAATCCTTAAGGAAGTGGATGCGTTTGCTAGTACAATTCGGGAAGTTGGTGAAGCTGTGGCTAAGTGTATCTCATGTGTTGCCTTTGGGAAACTACAAGTTCTGGAACACATTACCAATTCAGTGTCATCGGAAGGGAAGTAG